In Gammaproteobacteria bacterium, the following proteins share a genomic window:
- a CDS encoding outer membrane lipoprotein carrier protein LolA, whose amino-acid sequence MRRFPHSWRCFAWGLLVWAAPCVAPAAENQALQEVITRLQSHALVAGEFVQQRRLKGFSRSLKSTGRFVFWREGGLYWRTETPFTSATTFTGQGPIHWQAPGVAADAAGPPNAMEKHSNKILLAFFGADLEALARLFELDWQVEGGRWTLDLRPRDALLGKVLRGASIHGGEFIEGLRVRSARGDVTEVAFSQLRVLPGLSAAACRRYFGAGRGLCAAWPPAGQDAAAP is encoded by the coding sequence ATGAGGCGTTTTCCGCACTCGTGGCGGTGTTTCGCCTGGGGCTTGTTGGTCTGGGCCGCGCCCTGCGTCGCCCCGGCCGCGGAAAACCAGGCGCTGCAAGAGGTGATCACGCGCTTGCAAAGCCACGCCTTGGTCGCAGGTGAATTTGTGCAACAGCGCCGCTTGAAAGGTTTTTCCCGTTCTCTCAAGTCCACCGGCAGGTTCGTTTTCTGGCGCGAGGGCGGGTTGTACTGGCGGACCGAAACCCCGTTCACCAGTGCCACCACCTTCACCGGCCAGGGCCCTATACACTGGCAGGCTCCGGGGGTGGCGGCGGACGCCGCCGGCCCCCCCAATGCCATGGAAAAGCACAGCAATAAGATCCTGCTGGCCTTTTTCGGCGCCGACCTCGAGGCCCTGGCGCGCCTGTTTGAGCTTGACTGGCAGGTGGAGGGCGGGCGCTGGACCCTGGACTTGCGGCCGCGCGACGCCCTGCTTGGGAAAGTGCTGCGCGGCGCCAGCATTCATGGCGGGGAATTCATTGAGGGGTTGCGGGTGCGGTCGGCCCGGGGTGATGTGACCGAAGTGGCGTTTTCCCAGCTCCGGGTGCTGCCCGGGCTGAGTGCCGCCGCCTGCCGGCGCTATTTCGGCGCGGGGCGGGGGCTGTGTGCGGCATGGCCGCCAGCCGGGCAAGATGCCGCCGCGCCTTGA
- a CDS encoding acyl-CoA thioesterase, with amino-acid sequence MKSAETELTVPFHDVDALGVVWHGRYVKYLEIVRCQLLESFQYGYEDMLASGYAWPVVDLRIQYAKPLRYGQRIRLKATLAEWEYRLKIKYLITDAASGLRLSKGYTVQAAVDLNTEQMCYETPPVLWQKLGLARP; translated from the coding sequence ATGAAAAGCGCAGAAACCGAATTGACCGTGCCGTTTCACGACGTGGATGCCCTGGGTGTGGTCTGGCACGGGCGCTATGTGAAATATCTGGAAATCGTCCGCTGCCAGCTGCTGGAATCGTTTCAGTATGGTTACGAGGACATGCTGGCCTCCGGCTATGCCTGGCCGGTGGTGGACCTGCGCATCCAATATGCCAAACCCCTGCGTTACGGCCAGCGGATCCGCCTCAAAGCCACCCTCGCGGAGTGGGAGTACCGCCTCAAAATCAAATATCTCATCACCGATGCCGCCAGCGGCCTCAGGCTCAGCAAGGGCTACACGGTGCAGGCGGCAGTGGATTTGAACACCGAGCAGATGTGTTATGAAACGCCGCCGGTGTTGTGGCAGAAGCTGGGGCTTGCCCGTCCATGA
- a CDS encoding glycosyltransferase family 2 protein — protein MKVFRPCVVIPVYNHGENIAAVVAALVARDLPCYLMDDGSGRACRAVLARLAAAHPGVMLIRHERNRGKGVVVGDGLRAAARAGYSHALQVDADGQHDLAAVPRFLAAARSRPEAVIAGCRPYASMPKGRRYGRAITDFWVWLHTLSPAVRDSMCGYRLYPLAATVALLNRTGIGKRMDFDTDILVRLLWEGVPLEQIEVQVRYPDGVPSHFHMVRDNLRISAMHSRLFVGMLRRLPRLLLRKWERVR, from the coding sequence ATAAAGGTGTTTCGGCCCTGTGTCGTCATTCCCGTTTACAATCACGGGGAAAACATTGCCGCGGTGGTGGCGGCGCTCGTGGCCCGGGATCTGCCCTGTTATCTCATGGACGACGGCAGCGGCCGGGCCTGCCGCGCGGTGCTGGCCCGTCTGGCCGCCGCCCACCCCGGTGTGATGCTGATTCGCCACGAGCGCAACCGGGGCAAGGGGGTTGTGGTGGGTGACGGTTTGCGGGCGGCCGCCCGGGCGGGATACAGCCACGCCCTGCAAGTGGACGCCGACGGCCAGCATGACCTGGCGGCGGTGCCCCGTTTTCTGGCCGCGGCGCGGTCCCGGCCGGAGGCGGTGATTGCCGGCTGCCGTCCCTATGCCAGCATGCCCAAAGGGCGGCGTTACGGGCGCGCGATCACTGATTTTTGGGTGTGGCTGCACACCCTGTCCCCGGCGGTCCGGGATTCCATGTGCGGCTACCGGCTCTATCCCCTGGCCGCCACGGTTGCGTTATTGAACCGCACCGGGATCGGGAAACGGATGGACTTCGACACCGATATCCTGGTGCGCCTGCTGTGGGAGGGGGTGCCGCTGGAGCAGATCGAGGTCCAGGTCCGCTACCCTGACGGCGTGCCTTCTCATTTCCACATGGTGCGGGACAATCTGCGGATTTCCGCCATGCACAGCCGGTTGTTTGTGGGCATGTTGCGGCGCCTGCCCCGTTTGTTGCTGAGGAAGTGGGAAAGGGTCCGTTGA
- a CDS encoding acyl carrier protein: MHSKADIYDHLKNVIMELFETDPAAIRPEARLYEDLDIDSIDAVDMVIKLKDLTGKRMQPSDFKDVRTVQDVVEAVYVVLNER, from the coding sequence ATGCACAGCAAAGCAGACATTTACGATCATCTGAAGAACGTCATCATGGAGCTGTTCGAGACCGATCCGGCGGCCATCCGACCTGAGGCCAGGTTGTACGAGGATCTGGACATCGACAGCATCGACGCCGTGGACATGGTGATCAAGCTCAAGGACTTGACCGGCAAACGCATGCAGCCTTCGGATTTCAAGGATGTCCGCACCGTACAGGATGTGGTCGAGGCGGTGTATGTGGTGCTGAATGAGCGCTGA
- a CDS encoding 1-acyl-sn-glycerol-3-phosphate acyltransferase: MRVPRAQRWQAGLGKGWRVFATGLSFVLFGLGGAAIALMMYAFVYPAPLAKEKKRACARAAVSRTFRLFIALMRGLGLLSYELRGQERLRPGQLVIANHPSLLDVVFLIALIENANCIVKSSLWRNPFTRGPVTAAGYIANDHEQLIAACAASLRSGDALIVFPEGTRSRPGRPLKFLRGTAHVALAADCDITPVLIRCEPATLLKRQKWYRVPDQVPHFTVEILPDISIAPYRAAAKTTPGRAARELTTVLERFYHDRYFAACP, encoded by the coding sequence ATGCGCGTTCCGCGGGCTCAGCGGTGGCAGGCCGGCCTGGGAAAGGGGTGGCGGGTGTTTGCCACCGGACTCAGCTTTGTGCTGTTTGGTTTGGGGGGCGCGGCCATTGCCCTGATGATGTACGCGTTCGTCTACCCCGCTCCCCTGGCGAAAGAAAAAAAACGGGCCTGTGCCCGCGCCGCTGTCTCCAGAACTTTCCGGCTGTTTATCGCGCTGATGCGGGGTCTGGGCCTGTTGAGTTACGAGTTGCGGGGGCAGGAACGGCTGCGCCCGGGGCAACTGGTGATCGCCAACCACCCCTCCCTGCTGGACGTGGTGTTTTTGATTGCCCTGATTGAAAATGCCAATTGCATCGTCAAAAGCAGCCTGTGGCGCAATCCCTTCACCCGGGGGCCGGTGACTGCGGCGGGGTACATCGCCAATGACCATGAGCAGCTGATCGCCGCCTGCGCGGCCTCTTTGCGCAGCGGGGATGCGCTCATCGTTTTCCCCGAAGGAACGCGTTCCCGGCCCGGGCGGCCGCTTAAGTTTTTGCGTGGCACCGCCCACGTGGCCCTGGCGGCGGACTGCGACATCACCCCGGTGTTGATCCGCTGCGAACCGGCCACCCTGCTCAAGCGGCAAAAGTGGTACCGGGTGCCCGACCAGGTGCCTCATTTCACCGTCGAAATCCTGCCGGATATTTCCATTGCCCCGTATCGCGCCGCGGCCAAAACCACGCCGGGGCGGGCGGCGCGTGAGCTGACCACGGTCCTGGAGCGTTTCTACCATGACCGGTATTTCGCCGCGTGTCCGTGA
- a CDS encoding pteridine-dependent deoxygenase like protein — MPRLTCRYSTEPAERLLQSERVLAVVDFSAAGQVELGARYINPGLPLLSPEPWREVWRCDAPVVSGLEGGCHWSHSDAVLLLARRIEEGRGQDLGAAVRDAYGLLLGQARARGFPHVLRIWNYFAHINQGEGDGERYKRFCVGRAQAFEAAGYAEAHYPAASAIGHGGGDGVIYLLAAQVPPRHFENPQQVSAYRYPRCYGPRSPSFARATLLESRGGAELFLSGTASVVGHRTLHPGDPAGQLGVTLANIEGLLQHVAARAALPAPPRLTGVKAYLREPEAAAGLRRGLRAHFGDQVPLVLLRGDICRRDLAIELEGVGER; from the coding sequence ATGCCGAGACTGACGTGCCGCTATTCTACCGAGCCCGCCGAGCGACTGCTACAGTCGGAGCGGGTGCTGGCGGTGGTGGATTTCAGCGCCGCCGGGCAGGTGGAACTCGGGGCGCGCTACATCAACCCAGGCTTGCCGTTGCTGTCGCCGGAACCTTGGCGGGAGGTGTGGCGCTGCGATGCGCCCGTCGTGAGCGGCCTGGAGGGGGGGTGCCACTGGTCTCATAGCGACGCTGTGCTGCTGCTTGCCAGGCGCATTGAAGAGGGGCGCGGCCAGGATTTGGGCGCCGCGGTGCGGGATGCTTACGGCCTGTTGTTGGGTCAGGCGCGGGCGCGGGGGTTTCCGCATGTTCTGCGGATCTGGAATTATTTCGCCCACATCAACCAGGGTGAGGGGGACGGCGAGCGCTACAAGCGGTTTTGCGTCGGCCGGGCCCAGGCTTTCGAGGCCGCCGGCTATGCCGAGGCCCACTACCCCGCCGCCAGTGCCATCGGCCACGGCGGGGGGGACGGGGTGATTTATCTGCTTGCCGCCCAGGTGCCTCCCCGGCACTTCGAAAACCCCCAGCAGGTCAGCGCCTACCGCTATCCCCGCTGCTACGGTCCCCGCAGTCCTTCCTTTGCCCGGGCGACGCTGCTTGAATCCCGCGGCGGTGCTGAGCTGTTCCTTTCCGGCACTGCCAGCGTGGTGGGTCACCGCACCCTGCACCCGGGTGACCCCGCGGGCCAGCTCGGGGTGACCCTGGCCAATATCGAGGGTCTGCTGCAACATGTGGCGGCGAGGGCGGCCCTGCCGGCGCCGCCGCGCCTGACCGGTGTGAAAGCCTACCTGCGGGAGCCCGAGGCGGCGGCGGGGCTGCGCCGGGGGCTGCGCGCGCATTTTGGTGACCAAGTGCCCTTGGTGCTGCTGCGCGGTGATATCTGCCGCCGGGATCTGGCCATAGAACTGGAGGGGGTGGGTGAGCGCTAG
- a CDS encoding methyltransferase domain-containing protein has translation MKPEQKAQIAPHPVLPEYYDNEGTRRKVVDAMFDASARHYDWITTMMSFGSGKWYRRQALLRAGVAPGMRLLDAGAGTGVIAHIAQDITGEDGLVVALDPSKGMLNEARKLGVQHTAQGLGEGLPFPDNSFDRVTMGYALRHVADLKTLFAEYLRVLKPGGGMLILEITRPENKLGLAVLKCYLKGVVPTLTRLFRRSSDAQKLMRYYWDTIENCVPPATILDAMAQAGVHQPRRHVVQGIFSEYSGSKT, from the coding sequence ATGAAACCCGAGCAAAAAGCGCAGATTGCTCCCCATCCCGTGTTGCCGGAGTACTACGACAACGAAGGCACCCGCCGCAAAGTGGTGGACGCCATGTTCGACGCCTCCGCCCGCCACTACGACTGGATCACCACCATGATGAGCTTCGGCTCCGGCAAGTGGTACCGGCGCCAGGCCTTGTTGCGCGCCGGCGTGGCGCCGGGCATGCGGCTGCTGGATGCGGGCGCGGGCACCGGCGTCATCGCCCACATCGCCCAGGATATCACCGGCGAAGACGGCCTGGTGGTGGCGCTCGACCCCAGCAAGGGCATGCTGAACGAGGCGCGCAAACTGGGCGTGCAACACACCGCCCAGGGCCTGGGCGAAGGGCTGCCTTTCCCCGACAACAGCTTCGACCGGGTCACCATGGGCTATGCGCTGCGCCACGTGGCCGATCTCAAAACCTTGTTCGCCGAATACCTGCGGGTGCTGAAACCGGGCGGCGGAATGCTGATTCTGGAAATCACCCGGCCGGAAAACAAGCTCGGCCTGGCCGTGCTGAAGTGTTACCTGAAAGGCGTGGTGCCCACCCTCACCCGCTTGTTCCGCCGGAGCAGCGACGCCCAAAAACTCATGCGCTACTATTGGGACACCATCGAAAACTGCGTGCCCCCGGCCACCATCCTGGACGCCATGGCCCAGGCCGGCGTGCACCAGCCCCGGCGCCACGTGGTGCAGGGCATCTTCAGCGAATACAGCGGGAGCAAAACATAA
- a CDS encoding acyl carrier protein (Involved in the biosynthetic pathways of fatty acids, phospholipids, lipopolysaccharides, and oligosaccharides), with product MAQQSEQERELAAVLVSALDLDDVDPADIDPQAPLFGVDAPDSLGLDSIDALEIALAVAQNYGVQLKADDENNRAIFASLRALSEHIAANR from the coding sequence ATGGCGCAGCAAAGCGAACAAGAACGGGAACTGGCGGCGGTGCTGGTGTCGGCCCTGGATCTGGACGACGTGGACCCTGCCGACATCGACCCACAGGCCCCCCTGTTCGGCGTGGACGCGCCCGACAGCCTGGGCCTGGATTCCATCGACGCCCTAGAAATCGCCCTGGCGGTGGCCCAGAACTACGGCGTGCAACTCAAAGCCGACGACGAAAACAACCGCGCCATCTTCGCCAGCCTGCGGGCCTTGTCCGAGCACATTGCGGCGAACCGTTGA
- a CDS encoding acyl-CoA synthetase, with protein MTEKALPLIKDYRPEAVLIQQGGNPITQSEFLAATSAAAEALPDAPYLINLCRDRYAFMLAFCAALLRHRTTLLPPNRQAATLAELAADYPGAHYLSDREEDLPDIPGMTVSGIKAPGPAPAVPAIPADHIAAIAHTSGSTGRPEPIVKPWRTLAGTAALLNRRFNNDATVTPSVVATVPSQHMYGLEMTVLLALQGRARLNSAHPFYPSDIAATLAAVPAPRLLVTTPAHLRALLGSNIELPPVAKTVSATAPLARELAAQAEQGFGGAVEEIYGCTEAGSLATRRTTTGEPWRLLNGMRLTQGPDGLRVTGPQLPNAPLLQDHLELIDDTHFRFLGRASDTINVAGKRGSLADLTLKLLSVPGVEDAFVYLPEGARRPAAVVVSKRSEQALLKDMAAKVDPVFLPRPLRKVAAIPRNETGKVTRELLKTLAP; from the coding sequence ATGACGGAGAAGGCCCTGCCCCTCATCAAAGACTACCGCCCGGAGGCGGTGTTGATTCAACAAGGCGGCAACCCCATCACCCAGAGCGAATTCCTCGCCGCCACCAGCGCGGCGGCCGAGGCACTGCCCGACGCGCCTTATCTCATCAACCTCTGCCGCGACCGCTACGCCTTCATGCTGGCCTTCTGTGCCGCCCTGCTGCGCCACCGCACCACCCTGCTGCCGCCCAACCGGCAGGCCGCGACGTTGGCGGAACTGGCGGCGGATTACCCCGGCGCTCACTACCTGTCCGACCGCGAGGAAGACCTGCCGGACATCCCCGGCATGACGGTCTCCGGCATCAAAGCCCCCGGTCCCGCACCTGCCGTGCCCGCCATCCCTGCCGACCACATCGCCGCCATCGCCCACACTTCCGGCAGCACCGGCAGACCCGAACCCATAGTGAAACCCTGGCGCACCCTGGCGGGCACGGCCGCCCTGTTGAACCGGCGTTTCAACAACGACGCGACCGTCACCCCCAGCGTCGTCGCCACCGTGCCTTCCCAGCACATGTACGGCCTGGAAATGACCGTGCTGCTGGCCCTGCAAGGCCGCGCCCGGCTGAACAGCGCCCATCCTTTTTACCCCAGCGATATCGCCGCCACCCTGGCCGCCGTCCCCGCGCCGCGGCTGCTGGTCACCACCCCTGCGCACCTGCGCGCCCTGCTGGGCAGCAATATCGAACTGCCGCCCGTGGCCAAAACCGTCTCCGCCACCGCGCCCCTGGCCCGGGAACTGGCCGCCCAAGCCGAACAAGGCTTCGGCGGCGCGGTGGAAGAAATCTACGGCTGCACCGAAGCCGGCAGCCTCGCCACCCGCCGCACCACCACCGGCGAACCCTGGCGGCTGCTGAACGGCATGCGGCTCACCCAAGGCCCGGACGGCCTGCGGGTCACCGGCCCCCAACTGCCCAACGCCCCGCTGCTGCAAGACCACCTGGAACTCATCGACGACACCCACTTCCGCTTCCTCGGGCGCGCCTCCGACACCATCAACGTCGCCGGCAAACGCGGTTCCCTGGCCGACCTCACCCTGAAGCTGTTGAGCGTGCCGGGCGTGGAAGACGCTTTCGTCTACCTGCCCGAAGGGGCCCGGCGCCCCGCCGCCGTGGTGGTATCAAAGCGCAGTGAACAGGCCCTGCTCAAAGACATGGCGGCAAAAGTGGACCCGGTGTTTCTGCCGCGGCCGTTGCGGAAAGTGGCGGCGATACCCAGGAATGAGACGGGCAAAGTGACGCGGGAACTACTCAAAACATTAGCGCCATGA
- a CDS encoding beta-ketoacyl-[acyl-carrier-protein] synthase family protein: protein MQPLTINDYTLVTALGAGRAAQRRALLAGETGLAPCRFFDITDLPTFVGEVAGLDEVTLPTELAEFDCRNNRLAWLALQQDGFTATVAGAADRYGPDRIGVYVGTSTAGIHHTELAYFARASIDAPLPGWYRYDSTHNMYSVAEFVRLALGLNGISMAISTACSSSAKVFASAERAMAGGLIDAAVVGGADSLCLTTLYGFHSLQLVADELCRPADAARRGLNIGEAAGFALLERDGDPARPKLLGYGESGDAYHMSSPCPDGAGALLAMGAALRRAALASDDIDYINLHGTGTKTNDLAECTAVQRLFGPRTPCSSTKGWTGHTLGAAGIVEIAFSLLALEHGFMPQSLNTREVDPAITCRIVTETRHAPLGRVLSNSFGFGGSNCSLIVGAGA from the coding sequence ATGCAGCCCCTGACGATTAACGATTACACCCTGGTCACCGCCCTGGGCGCGGGACGGGCGGCCCAGCGCCGCGCCCTGCTGGCCGGCGAAACCGGCCTGGCGCCCTGCCGTTTTTTCGATATCACCGATTTGCCCACCTTCGTGGGCGAGGTGGCGGGGCTGGACGAGGTCACGCTGCCTACCGAACTGGCCGAGTTCGATTGCCGCAACAACCGCCTGGCCTGGCTGGCTTTGCAGCAAGACGGCTTCACCGCCACTGTGGCCGGGGCGGCGGACCGCTACGGGCCGGACCGCATCGGCGTGTACGTGGGCACCAGCACCGCCGGCATTCATCACACGGAGCTGGCCTATTTCGCCCGCGCCTCCATTGATGCGCCCCTGCCTGGCTGGTACCGCTACGACAGCACCCACAATATGTACTCGGTGGCGGAATTCGTGCGGCTGGCGCTGGGGCTGAACGGAATCAGTATGGCCATCTCCACCGCCTGTTCCTCCAGCGCCAAAGTGTTCGCCTCGGCTGAGCGGGCGATGGCGGGCGGTTTGATCGACGCGGCGGTGGTGGGCGGCGCGGACAGCCTGTGCCTTACCACGCTCTATGGTTTTCATTCCCTGCAACTGGTGGCCGACGAACTGTGCCGCCCGGCGGATGCGGCGCGGCGCGGCCTCAACATCGGCGAGGCGGCCGGGTTTGCGCTGCTGGAGCGGGACGGCGACCCGGCGCGGCCCAAACTGCTGGGATACGGGGAAAGCGGCGATGCCTATCACATGTCCTCCCCCTGCCCCGACGGCGCCGGGGCTTTGCTGGCCATGGGGGCCGCCTTGCGCCGTGCCGCTCTGGCAAGCGATGATATCGATTACATCAATCTGCACGGCACGGGCACCAAGACCAACGATCTGGCCGAGTGCACCGCCGTGCAGCGCCTGTTCGGGCCACGCACACCCTGCAGCTCCACCAAAGGCTGGACCGGGCACACCCTGGGTGCGGCGGGGATCGTGGAAATCGCGTTTTCACTGCTCGCTCTGGAGCACGGTTTTATGCCGCAAAGCCTGAATACGCGGGAGGTGGACCCGGCCATCACCTGCCGCATTGTCACCGAAACGCGGCATGCGCCGCTGGGGCGGGTGCTGTCCAATTCCTTTGGCTTTGGCGGCAGCAATTGCAGTTTGATTGTGGGTGCGGGGGCATGA
- a CDS encoding hydroxymyristoyl-ACP dehydratase: MPLTRKDIARLIPHGASMSLLDAVAGWDTDRILCTTTSHRRGGNPLWAGGMLPSACLIEYGAQAAALHCALGRQGQALTGPAYLGSVKDAQWHSETVNKSIDKLHIEARCVMQQSGGAIYQIKASAGAQPLIEARIVLVQAV; the protein is encoded by the coding sequence GTGCCGCTGACGCGCAAAGACATCGCCCGCCTGATTCCGCACGGTGCAAGCATGTCTTTGCTGGATGCGGTGGCGGGGTGGGATACCGACCGCATCCTGTGCACCACCACCTCGCACCGCCGCGGCGGCAATCCTTTGTGGGCAGGCGGCATGCTGCCCAGCGCCTGTTTGATCGAGTACGGCGCGCAGGCGGCGGCCCTGCACTGCGCGCTGGGCCGCCAAGGCCAGGCGCTCACCGGCCCCGCCTATCTGGGGTCAGTAAAAGACGCGCAGTGGCACAGCGAAACCGTCAATAAATCCATCGACAAGCTGCACATCGAAGCACGCTGCGTGATGCAGCAGAGCGGCGGCGCAATCTACCAGATCAAGGCATCGGCCGGGGCGCAGCCGCTCATCGAGGCGCGCATCGTGCTCGTCCAGGCCGTCTGA
- a CDS encoding 4'-phosphopantetheinyl transferase superfamily protein: MRPGEEGGIPPHSVARVTAITLDEADIHLWLCHQRDGVDACLRRRYLALLAAEERARYDSITRDAVRRCFLLSRALLRTTLSHYAPVAPADWEFCTNAHGKPEILSPALPLRFNLSHGGDYAGCAVTLNARLGVDIEAAHRQTRAQAIAKHYFSKAEYDDLLRQPHARQGERFFDYWTLKEAYVKALGTGLATSLKSFGFELRKEKPIAVRFFDKALGEPDKWWFALYRTPADHRLALAWERCPTPPPVVRAFRTVPLEGCRPLSLVPALG; the protein is encoded by the coding sequence GTGCGCCCCGGGGAGGAGGGAGGGATACCCCCCCACTCAGTGGCGAGGGTAACCGCCATCACCCTGGACGAGGCCGACATTCACCTGTGGCTGTGCCACCAGCGGGACGGGGTGGATGCGTGCTTAAGGCGGCGTTACCTCGCACTGTTGGCGGCAGAGGAACGTGCCCGTTACGACAGCATCACGCGAGACGCGGTGCGGCGCTGTTTTCTGCTCAGCCGCGCCTTATTGCGCACCACCCTGTCGCACTATGCCCCGGTCGCGCCGGCAGACTGGGAATTCTGCACCAACGCACACGGCAAGCCCGAAATTCTCTCGCCGGCACTCCCCCTGCGGTTCAATCTCAGCCACGGCGGTGATTATGCCGGCTGCGCCGTCACTCTCAATGCCCGCCTCGGCGTGGATATTGAAGCGGCGCACCGCCAGACCCGGGCCCAGGCCATCGCCAAACACTATTTTTCAAAAGCCGAATATGATGATTTGCTGCGCCAGCCCCATGCCAGGCAGGGGGAGCGTTTTTTCGACTACTGGACATTGAAGGAAGCTTACGTCAAAGCCTTGGGCACGGGGCTGGCCACTTCGCTGAAGTCGTTCGGCTTTGAGCTGCGAAAGGAAAAACCCATTGCGGTGCGCTTTTTCGACAAAGCCCTGGGGGAGCCGGACAAGTGGTGGTTTGCGCTGTATCGCACCCCGGCGGACCACCGCCTGGCGCTGGCCTGGGAGCGTTGTCCGACCCCGCCGCCCGTGGTGCGCGCCTTCCGCACGGTGCCTCTGGAAGGGTGTCGCCCCTTGTCTTTGGTCCCCGCTTTGGGGTGA
- a CDS encoding 5-(carboxyamino)imidazole ribonucleotide synthase produces the protein MIIGIVGGGQLARMLALAGHPLGLKFAFLDPAPDACAASLGTHFCADYRDRAALQRLADAAHVVTFEFENVPAATMAVLAERVPAYPPAPALATAQDRLAEKTCFTGLGIPTPRYRAVDSLEGLMAAVDDLGLPAVLKTRTLGYDGKGQAVLRERGELAGAWARLAGVPCLLEEQVPFERELSLIAVRGRGGDTAFYPLTENVHRDGILRLSQCRPGHPLQARAESHGTALLDALDYVGVLALELFQVGGRLLANEIAPRVHNTGHWTIEGALTSQFENHLRAILGFPLGATAAVAPAAMVNLIGEPPDIARLLAIPGARVHLYGKEARPGRKLGHVTVSLAEPAAQERVLQQVLDLVGP, from the coding sequence ATGATCATCGGCATCGTGGGCGGCGGGCAGCTGGCCCGCATGCTGGCCCTGGCCGGCCATCCCCTGGGACTGAAATTCGCCTTCCTCGACCCCGCGCCCGATGCCTGTGCGGCGTCGCTGGGGACGCACTTTTGCGCCGATTACCGCGACCGCGCCGCCCTGCAACGCCTGGCGGACGCGGCTCATGTGGTTACCTTCGAGTTTGAAAACGTGCCCGCGGCCACCATGGCCGTGCTGGCCGAGCGGGTGCCGGCATATCCCCCGGCGCCAGCGCTGGCCACGGCCCAGGACCGGCTGGCGGAAAAAACATGCTTCACCGGACTGGGCATTCCCACCCCCCGCTATCGCGCGGTGGACAGCCTGGAGGGCTTGATGGCGGCGGTGGACGACCTCGGTCTGCCCGCCGTGTTGAAGACCCGCACCCTGGGTTACGACGGCAAGGGCCAGGCCGTGCTGCGCGAGCGGGGGGAGCTGGCCGGCGCCTGGGCGCGCCTGGCGGGGGTGCCCTGCCTGCTGGAGGAGCAGGTTCCCTTCGAGCGCGAGTTGTCCCTCATCGCCGTGCGCGGCCGCGGCGGGGACACGGCTTTTTATCCCCTCACCGAGAACGTCCACCGGGACGGCATCCTGCGCCTGTCCCAGTGCCGCCCCGGCCATCCCCTGCAGGCCCGGGCCGAGTCCCATGGCACGGCATTGCTGGATGCCCTGGACTATGTGGGCGTGCTGGCACTGGAACTCTTTCAGGTGGGCGGGCGCCTGCTGGCCAATGAAATCGCCCCGCGGGTGCACAACACCGGCCACTGGACCATCGAAGGCGCCCTCACCAGCCAGTTCGAAAACCATCTGCGTGCCATTTTGGGTTTTCCCCTGGGCGCCACCGCCGCCGTGGCGCCGGCGGCCATGGTCAACCTCATCGGGGAGCCGCCGGACATCGCCCGGCTCCTCGCCATTCCCGGTGCCCGTGTGCATCTCTATGGCAAGGAAGCACGGCCGGGGCGGAAGCTCGGCCACGTGACCGTCTCTTTGGCGGAACCGGCGGCGCAGGAGCGGGTGTTGCAACAGGTGCTCGACCTGGTGGGCCCGTAG